In one Echinicola marina genomic region, the following are encoded:
- a CDS encoding sugar 3,4-ketoisomerase: MISLSSNLQINKMVKPYVFSLGAVKRDSGNLCFWNQEIFPFEVARSFWITGVPAGEKRGVHAHYADEQITICLQGKVTVELEDIAKNEYHFILDDPAEALYLPALVWSSFTFEANSVLLVLSNKAFSEADYIRNKVDFEKLQNGS; the protein is encoded by the coding sequence ATGATAAGTTTAAGTAGCAATTTGCAGATCAATAAAATGGTTAAACCTTATGTTTTTTCTTTGGGTGCAGTGAAGCGGGATTCCGGTAACCTTTGCTTTTGGAATCAGGAGATATTCCCTTTTGAAGTCGCACGTTCTTTTTGGATAACTGGGGTTCCAGCTGGAGAGAAAAGAGGAGTGCATGCCCATTATGCTGATGAGCAAATTACGATTTGTTTGCAGGGAAAGGTAACTGTGGAATTGGAAGATATAGCGAAGAACGAATACCATTTTATTTTGGATGATCCTGCAGAAGCGCTTTATTTACCTGCTTTGGTATGGTCCAGTTTTACTTTTGAGGCAAACAGTGTTTTATTGGTGCTTTCCAATAAGGCTTTTTCAGAGGCTGATTATATTAGAAACAAAGTTGATTTTGAAAAACTCCAAAATGGATCCTAA
- a CDS encoding glycosyltransferase, whose amino-acid sequence MMEKKLVSIICICYNQEDYILAALESVFKQSYEAFELIMVDNGSTDSSQEKIQVWLQENGLIEEVKTVFYPNSINYCKVFNQALELTKGEFVIDLSGDDVLYPEHLEASVMALQNSPQSALCSSNAVLYHEEKGKNNYFFPLSNKQVPADWEPKGDIYKEVVRNYCLCTPTMVFRSAILRQEGGYDDRLVYEDFDIIVRLARKYSFTFSPHIGVKKRIHSRAFAQQQYKVRKSEMLWSTYRVCQKIVQLNQSEVERGALVSRCKYEAKHALSSANFEVAKCLLQLADESGAKGFGFILLKAWAFLKLDLSFFYRLYAGS is encoded by the coding sequence ATGATGGAAAAAAAATTAGTTTCCATAATATGTATTTGCTATAATCAAGAGGATTATATTTTAGCAGCCCTTGAAAGTGTGTTTAAGCAATCATACGAAGCTTTTGAGCTTATTATGGTGGACAATGGCAGTACGGATTCAAGTCAGGAGAAGATTCAAGTATGGTTACAAGAAAATGGTCTGATAGAAGAGGTGAAGACGGTTTTTTATCCCAATTCCATTAATTATTGTAAAGTTTTTAATCAGGCCCTCGAATTGACAAAAGGAGAATTTGTAATAGATCTTTCTGGGGATGATGTGCTTTATCCTGAACATCTAGAAGCGTCTGTAATGGCCTTGCAAAATTCCCCTCAATCTGCCTTGTGTTCATCCAATGCGGTTTTGTATCATGAAGAGAAAGGGAAAAACAATTACTTTTTTCCGCTCTCCAATAAACAAGTCCCTGCTGACTGGGAACCTAAAGGTGATATTTATAAAGAGGTAGTTCGGAACTATTGTTTGTGCACGCCAACGATGGTTTTTCGTTCAGCTATTTTAAGACAAGAGGGGGGCTATGATGATCGTTTGGTTTATGAGGACTTTGATATTATAGTGAGATTGGCCCGTAAATATAGCTTTACTTTCAGTCCGCATATTGGGGTGAAGAAAAGGATACATTCAAGAGCCTTTGCACAGCAGCAATATAAAGTCCGTAAGTCCGAAATGCTTTGGTCGACCTACAGGGTTTGTCAAAAAATTGTCCAGTTGAATCAGTCCGAGGTAGAGAGGGGCGCCTTGGTTTCAAGATGTAAGTATGAGGCCAAGCATGCCCTTTCATCGGCTAATTTTGAGGTTGCCAAATGTTTATTGCAGTTAGCAGATGAGTCTGGAGCAAAAGGCTTTGGATTTATTTTGCTTAAAGCTTGGGCTTTTCTGAAACTGGACCTCTCATTTTTTTATAGACTTTACGCAGGAAGTTAA
- a CDS encoding IMPACT family protein, giving the protein MNAEDTFLTLEGESEGLYKEKGSKFLAYAYPVHDEDEIKEHIETLKKKYYDARHHCYAYILGKDQEQFRANDDGEPNHSAGDPILGQLRSNNLTNALVVVVRYFGGTKLGVGGLIHAYKTAAAEAISNGKTITAIVKKTVKFYFDYLDMNDVMRLIKDYDLEIKKQEFDNTCLMHLSIRASLYEEVMDKLTDIGSFKAID; this is encoded by the coding sequence ATGAATGCAGAAGATACTTTTTTAACCTTGGAAGGGGAATCAGAGGGATTGTACAAGGAAAAAGGCAGTAAGTTTTTGGCTTATGCTTATCCTGTCCATGATGAGGATGAAATCAAAGAACATATAGAGACATTAAAAAAGAAATACTATGATGCGAGGCACCATTGCTATGCTTATATCCTTGGCAAGGATCAAGAACAATTTCGTGCCAATGATGATGGAGAACCAAATCATTCAGCAGGGGACCCTATCCTCGGTCAATTAAGATCAAACAACCTAACCAATGCACTCGTGGTAGTGGTCCGGTATTTTGGAGGTACCAAACTGGGAGTTGGAGGGCTTATCCATGCTTATAAAACAGCCGCAGCAGAAGCCATCTCCAATGGCAAAACCATTACTGCCATCGTCAAAAAGACCGTAAAGTTTTACTTTGATTATCTGGACATGAACGATGTCATGAGGTTAATAAAAGATTATGATCTGGAAATAAAAAAGCAGGAATTTGACAATACCTGCCTGATGCATCTCTCCATTAGGGCATCGCTATACGAAGAAGTCATGGATAAGCTAACTGATATCGGATCTTTTAAAGCTATTGATTAG
- a CDS encoding M16 family metallopeptidase, translated as MITLDRSKAPQFKIPEHIELIKPEKRTLKNGVPLYFIPTPEIDAIKLEIITRSDKSLLKEEDSLVPFFALHMLLEGTKEMSSPELDHFFDHYASEVDIISSFEQQGISLLTTKKHFGNVLPVFRSLLTEAIFPEKELEKRKSQKALTISLQLEQNGARANQLYRKAIFGTDHPYGFIAEERHVNAVTAEKLSDFYQQKFLVKPEIFVIGNLNELEIEAIISEFENLEIIESPNVSTDFQIWPDKRISEIKEKAVQSSIRLGQHLIPKTHPDYHPLTVFNTILGGYFGSRLIKNIREDKGHTYGIYSSIGSLEKSDYWVVMADVQKGYADEVIEEVYKEIELLKTVPVGKEELETLRNYMIGHFLSNFSNAFDLINRFKAIHHAGMDYDFYEAQLDYFRSFQPEEIMEIGQKHFDRKNIIEVVVG; from the coding sequence ATGATAACGCTTGACCGCTCAAAAGCTCCACAATTCAAAATACCGGAGCATATAGAACTGATAAAACCTGAAAAGCGGACTCTAAAAAATGGAGTCCCTTTGTATTTTATTCCCACTCCAGAAATTGATGCCATCAAGCTGGAAATAATTACCCGCTCAGATAAATCACTCTTGAAAGAAGAAGATTCTTTGGTACCCTTCTTTGCCCTTCATATGCTTTTGGAAGGCACCAAGGAAATGAGTTCTCCCGAACTCGACCACTTCTTCGATCATTATGCCTCTGAAGTGGACATCATCTCTTCTTTTGAACAACAAGGCATCTCCCTCCTTACCACTAAAAAGCATTTTGGAAATGTACTTCCTGTATTCAGATCATTGCTCACGGAAGCTATTTTCCCAGAAAAGGAATTAGAGAAAAGAAAATCCCAGAAAGCCCTTACGATTTCCTTGCAGTTGGAGCAAAATGGAGCCAGAGCAAATCAATTATACAGAAAAGCTATTTTTGGTACGGATCACCCCTATGGATTTATAGCGGAAGAAAGGCATGTCAATGCGGTAACAGCCGAAAAATTAAGTGATTTCTACCAACAGAAATTCTTGGTGAAACCAGAAATATTCGTCATAGGCAATTTAAACGAGCTTGAAATTGAGGCGATCATCTCGGAATTTGAAAACCTGGAAATTATTGAATCTCCAAATGTATCAACCGATTTTCAAATTTGGCCTGATAAAAGGATCAGTGAAATAAAAGAAAAAGCAGTACAATCCAGCATCCGATTAGGACAGCACCTCATCCCCAAAACCCATCCAGACTATCATCCCTTGACAGTGTTTAACACCATTTTGGGAGGATATTTTGGAAGCAGGTTAATCAAGAATATTAGGGAAGATAAAGGACATACATATGGCATTTACAGCTCCATTGGCAGCTTGGAAAAATCCGATTATTGGGTGGTCATGGCTGATGTCCAAAAGGGATATGCTGATGAGGTCATCGAAGAAGTTTATAAGGAAATTGAATTGTTAAAAACAGTTCCTGTCGGTAAAGAAGAATTAGAAACCCTTAGAAACTATATGATCGGGCATTTCCTGTCCAATTTCAGCAATGCCTTTGACTTGATCAATCGTTTTAAGGCAATTCATCATGCTGGCATGGATTACGATTTTTACGAAGCTCAACTCGATTATTTCAGGTCATTCCAGCCTGAGGAAATCATGGAAATCGGCCAGAAACATTTTGACAGAAAGAACATCATTGAGGTGGTTGTAGGTTAA
- the porV gene encoding type IX secretion system outer membrane channel protein PorV — protein sequence MKISSGYLKGFIFLTGLSLTVFTAKAQNNSVILSGQDDGRRVLIAAVPFLNFAPDSRHSAMGDAGVATSPDANSAHWNAAKLAFVKDKMGFSLSYSPWLGKLVPDMSLNYLSGYMRIDEMSTFGLDLRYFNMGDIQLTNGSGQDIGQFNPRDIAIGSTYARKLSEQLSLGISARFIHSNLSGNISSGGGSDSKPGISVGVDVGVYYTKEVLFGGKEANWSLGANIGNIGPKITYNSADDLDYIPTNLRLGTALEIALDDNNDLTFAFDINKLLIPTPPIYDRNEDGSLKTDAEGNPIILKGKDPNRPLLSGMFGSFTDAPNGFSEEMQELMISFGVEYEYAEKFAVRTGYFHENKNKGGRQYFTMGVGFDIKRFGFDFSYLVPQKQNHPLAETLRFSLAYNIPQ from the coding sequence ATGAAGATATCAAGTGGTTATTTAAAAGGCTTTATTTTTTTAACTGGACTTAGTTTAACAGTTTTTACTGCTAAAGCTCAGAACAATTCTGTTATCCTTTCTGGTCAAGATGATGGTCGAAGAGTACTCATTGCGGCTGTCCCCTTCTTGAATTTTGCACCGGACAGTCGCCACTCAGCAATGGGTGATGCTGGTGTAGCGACATCACCAGATGCGAATTCTGCTCATTGGAATGCAGCAAAGTTAGCTTTTGTAAAGGATAAAATGGGCTTTTCACTATCCTACTCTCCTTGGTTGGGGAAATTAGTACCTGATATGTCCTTAAATTACCTAAGTGGCTATATGAGAATAGACGAAATGTCCACTTTTGGATTAGACCTCAGGTACTTTAATATGGGCGATATCCAACTCACCAATGGTTCTGGGCAGGACATTGGACAGTTTAACCCACGGGACATTGCCATTGGAAGTACTTATGCGAGGAAATTATCCGAACAACTTTCTTTGGGTATTTCTGCAAGATTTATTCATTCTAATCTTTCTGGCAATATTAGCTCCGGTGGTGGCAGTGATAGTAAACCCGGAATTAGTGTGGGCGTTGATGTTGGCGTGTATTACACCAAGGAAGTTTTGTTTGGAGGAAAGGAAGCCAACTGGTCACTTGGCGCCAATATCGGCAATATAGGCCCTAAAATCACTTATAATAGTGCCGATGATTTAGATTATATCCCCACCAATTTACGCTTGGGCACTGCCTTGGAAATAGCATTAGACGATAACAATGATTTGACATTTGCCTTTGACATCAACAAGCTATTGATACCGACACCTCCTATTTATGATAGAAATGAAGACGGTTCCCTCAAAACAGATGCTGAAGGAAACCCCATTATCCTAAAAGGAAAAGACCCAAACAGACCCTTATTAAGCGGAATGTTTGGCTCCTTCACTGATGCTCCTAATGGCTTCAGTGAGGAAATGCAGGAATTGATGATTTCTTTTGGCGTCGAATATGAATACGCTGAAAAATTTGCCGTTAGGACTGGATATTTCCACGAAAACAAGAACAAAGGTGGAAGACAATATTTCACCATGGGTGTAGGCTTTGATATCAAACGCTTTGGCTTTGACTTCTCCTACCTTGTACCCCAAAAACAAAATCACCCATTGGCAGAAACATTACGCTTCTCCCTAGCTTATAATATACCACAGTAA
- the porU gene encoding type IX secretion system sortase PorU: MKFNPNIAFLYLLTSLILCCQSITLHAQSSYFKIPINKSGIYKISQSDLQQFGASQIDQISIYGRKGMLPQKLAPSELELQEIPTKIVNDQLFVFLEGPHSLGISADSIHYQHHFYSDTAFYLIKTNNEQPKRIENKDYSSPTVKQEFLYQIYAYKEATQNLLSSGRKWYSNRLFNGGISSFNIDIPSYDQGPLYYQARVMAQSLSNSTLSIRTGTNTFSQIDIPSVPNSTYGLKGREGFDHGFIAHTELGNISSFNLEMKGNDNGIGFLDYFLLGLPFDTQQLEDGIYFALGNPAISIKLRENLHYWDVTDFHQPAIIKSQGNKISLPQGRIMAVFNPEQVQNIPLPENIDLSARNHQGKAELIIIAAPSLLYQSERLAEHKMKKGISCQIITPQEIYDAYNYGTRDITAIRNFLADQYHTSGQLKNVLLMGKGTFDYKNIIDGRPNLVPTYSSRNSLNPLTSYSSDDYFGFLKFGQGDWLENETGDEVLSIGIGRLPVINPQEAKNIVDKIIHYENTALQLGNWKSKLLFLADDGDNNIHLKHSEAHIERIREEHPEFMTEQLYLDDFKQLQEGDYQSAPAAKAALTEKLEEGVLLLNYIGHGNENTLMAERIYQTSDLQNWPESKHYPIFITATCEFGRHDSPFIRSGAEELLMGQKKGAIALLTTGRPVFSSINFDLNKAFIAALFSQKNGQYLSLGEIFKITKNNSLNGPYNRNFSLLGDPSLRLALPDLAIQTAIEAAEITITADSLKAGNKALIKGKVIDPLTGAWMQHFKGEFHLTILDKPIEVETLGDEGPTIKYTKDNNSLFRGTGEIIAGEFELEVLISPQIHQNFEKGKIRIFAIDSQSKLEAFGAKSVLLGGKPEAATDDSSGPIIRLFAEDSLRDIHTISSTQIRLLARLKDESGIQISNHPEGQNISLKVNGNAAIDISKYYHSINSSFKEGFIDTTVKGLQEGINILELTAYDQLGNSSTESLVITVEGSNHLKILDHKTYPNPTNSISHFYIRHNRPDENINLQLNIYNMMGSIIYSTAERLIKADPEIKDLEWIFLRDITKIPAKGTYIYKLQLFSEADGTSDQAIGKINIQ; the protein is encoded by the coding sequence ATGAAATTTAATCCTAACATAGCTTTTTTATACCTGTTGACTAGCCTCATACTATGCTGCCAGTCAATAACCCTACATGCCCAGTCCAGCTATTTTAAAATCCCTATCAATAAATCGGGCATTTATAAGATCAGCCAGAGCGATTTACAACAATTTGGGGCATCACAGATAGATCAAATTAGCATCTATGGAAGGAAGGGAATGTTGCCTCAAAAGCTAGCTCCCTCAGAACTTGAACTTCAAGAAATCCCCACGAAGATCGTCAACGACCAACTTTTTGTGTTCTTGGAGGGCCCCCATTCTCTTGGGATCAGTGCAGACTCAATCCATTATCAACACCATTTCTATTCTGACACCGCTTTTTACTTAATTAAAACTAATAACGAGCAGCCCAAAAGAATAGAGAATAAGGACTATTCAAGCCCAACAGTCAAACAGGAGTTCTTATACCAGATTTATGCCTATAAAGAAGCAACTCAGAATCTATTATCATCTGGCAGAAAATGGTACAGCAACAGACTTTTCAATGGTGGCATTTCCAGTTTTAATATTGACATTCCTTCTTATGATCAAGGGCCACTTTATTACCAAGCGCGGGTAATGGCCCAATCCCTTTCAAATAGTACATTAAGCATTCGAACAGGCACCAATACATTTTCCCAAATTGACATTCCCTCCGTACCCAATTCAACCTATGGACTCAAAGGCAGGGAAGGATTTGACCATGGGTTTATCGCACATACCGAATTGGGGAATATATCCAGCTTCAACCTTGAAATGAAGGGAAATGATAATGGAATTGGCTTTTTGGATTATTTCCTACTCGGCCTGCCTTTTGACACCCAACAACTGGAAGATGGAATATACTTTGCCTTAGGAAATCCGGCCATATCGATCAAGCTAAGGGAAAACCTACACTACTGGGATGTAACTGATTTCCACCAACCTGCAATCATCAAAAGTCAAGGAAACAAAATTAGTCTACCTCAAGGAAGAATAATGGCCGTCTTCAACCCAGAACAAGTTCAAAATATTCCCCTTCCTGAAAACATCGATCTTAGTGCTAGAAACCATCAAGGCAAAGCTGAGTTGATCATCATTGCTGCCCCTTCACTGTTATATCAATCCGAGCGGTTGGCCGAGCATAAAATGAAAAAAGGTATTAGTTGCCAAATCATAACTCCTCAGGAAATCTATGATGCTTATAATTACGGCACCAGAGATATTACAGCCATCAGAAATTTTTTAGCGGATCAGTACCATACATCCGGACAATTAAAAAATGTACTTTTAATGGGAAAGGGAACTTTTGACTATAAAAACATCATTGATGGCAGACCCAATTTGGTCCCTACCTACAGCTCTCGAAATAGCCTTAACCCATTAACCTCCTACAGCTCAGATGATTATTTTGGATTTCTGAAATTTGGCCAAGGAGATTGGCTGGAAAATGAAACTGGTGACGAAGTGTTGAGTATTGGAATAGGCCGGTTACCGGTGATCAATCCGCAGGAGGCGAAAAATATAGTGGATAAAATCATCCATTATGAAAACACAGCGCTGCAATTGGGGAACTGGAAATCAAAGCTACTTTTCCTGGCAGATGATGGAGACAATAATATTCACTTAAAACACAGTGAAGCCCATATCGAAAGGATAAGGGAAGAGCATCCAGAATTTATGACTGAACAGTTGTACTTGGATGATTTCAAACAATTACAAGAAGGTGATTACCAAAGCGCTCCTGCAGCAAAGGCTGCTTTAACCGAAAAACTGGAAGAAGGCGTTTTACTCCTCAATTATATTGGTCACGGAAACGAAAACACTTTGATGGCTGAGCGGATCTACCAAACCAGTGACCTGCAAAATTGGCCAGAAAGCAAGCACTATCCGATTTTTATAACAGCCACCTGTGAATTTGGCAGACATGACAGTCCCTTTATCCGCTCTGGTGCAGAAGAACTATTAATGGGTCAAAAAAAAGGGGCTATAGCCTTATTGACCACCGGAAGACCCGTTTTTAGCAGTATCAACTTTGACCTGAACAAGGCCTTTATTGCAGCACTTTTTAGTCAAAAGAATGGTCAATATTTAAGTTTGGGTGAAATATTCAAAATCACTAAAAACAATAGTCTCAATGGCCCATATAACAGAAACTTCTCTCTATTGGGCGATCCAAGCTTAAGGTTGGCCTTGCCGGACTTGGCGATTCAAACAGCCATTGAAGCAGCTGAAATCACCATTACAGCAGACAGTCTCAAAGCTGGCAATAAAGCACTTATAAAAGGAAAAGTGATCGATCCCCTCACAGGTGCTTGGATGCAGCATTTCAAAGGTGAATTTCACCTGACTATTCTGGATAAACCCATTGAAGTGGAAACCTTAGGTGATGAAGGACCAACAATTAAATACACCAAAGACAACAATAGCTTATTCCGAGGAACAGGCGAAATCATTGCCGGGGAATTTGAATTGGAAGTATTAATCAGTCCACAAATCCATCAAAACTTTGAAAAGGGAAAAATCAGGATTTTCGCCATTGACAGTCAGAGTAAGCTGGAAGCTTTTGGTGCCAAATCAGTCCTTCTAGGAGGAAAACCTGAAGCTGCTACTGATGATAGTAGTGGGCCAATTATTCGATTATTCGCAGAGGATAGCCTCAGAGACATCCATACCATATCATCTACCCAAATTCGATTATTGGCACGGCTCAAAGATGAGAGCGGCATTCAAATTTCCAATCACCCCGAGGGCCAAAATATATCCTTAAAGGTAAATGGGAATGCAGCTATTGATATTAGTAAATATTACCATTCCATCAACAGCTCCTTTAAAGAAGGATTTATAGACACTACGGTGAAGGGCCTACAGGAAGGTATTAATATACTGGAACTAACTGCTTATGATCAACTTGGAAATAGCAGCACGGAAAGTTTGGTAATTACAGTTGAAGGCAGCAATCACTTAAAGATCCTGGATCATAAAACCTACCCCAACCCTACCAATAGTATCAGCCATTTTTATATCAGGCACAACCGTCCGGATGAGAACATAAATTTGCAGCTCAACATATATAATATGATGGGCAGCATAATATATTCAACAGCCGAACGTTTAATTAAAGCTGATCCCGAAATCAAAGATTTAGAATGGATATTTTTGCGTGACATCACCAAAATTCCCGCAAAAGGAACTTATATTTACAAATTGCAGCTATTCAGTGAAGCGGATGGAACATCTGATCAAGCTATTGGAAAAATAAATATTCAATGA
- a CDS encoding MBL fold metallo-hydrolase — protein MLHIKTFTFNPFQENTYILYDDTKKAVIIDPGCYEKSEKDQLINFIASNELLPVRLLNTHCHIDHVLGNDFIHHQYKLPLEIHPKEEVVLRSVKTYASNYGFPAYAECEPDTFFEEGEKINFGNTELEIIWVPGHAPGHVVFYHPASKTCIGGDTLFQGSIGRTDLPGGDHKTLLAAIKNKLFTLPDDVKVYPGHGPATQIGIEKIHNPFVGKNAQF, from the coding sequence ATGCTCCACATTAAAACTTTTACCTTTAATCCTTTCCAAGAAAACACTTATATCTTATACGATGATACCAAAAAAGCCGTCATCATAGATCCAGGCTGTTATGAAAAAAGTGAAAAGGATCAACTGATAAACTTCATAGCATCTAATGAGCTTCTACCGGTAAGGTTGCTCAACACCCATTGCCATATTGACCACGTTTTGGGTAATGATTTTATCCATCACCAATATAAATTACCCTTGGAAATCCACCCAAAAGAAGAGGTGGTGCTAAGATCAGTAAAAACTTACGCCTCTAATTATGGATTCCCGGCTTATGCTGAATGCGAACCAGATACTTTCTTTGAAGAAGGAGAAAAAATCAATTTTGGCAATACTGAATTGGAAATCATCTGGGTACCGGGCCATGCTCCCGGACATGTGGTGTTTTATCATCCAGCATCCAAGACCTGTATCGGGGGTGACACCCTGTTTCAAGGAAGTATAGGCAGAACAGACCTCCCTGGCGGTGATCATAAAACTTTACTTGCGGCCATTAAAAACAAGCTTTTCACCTTGCCAGATGATGTAAAGGTTTATCCGGGGCACGGTCCTGCCACCCAAATCGGTATTGAAAAAATCCATAATCCATTCGTAGGTAAAAACGCACAATTTTGA
- the pssA gene encoding CDP-diacylglycerol--serine O-phosphatidyltransferase translates to MNIKKHIPNAITSLNLISGMAGIFFVLDGRILYAAYFIIAAAIFDFLDGFVARLLQVHSEIGKQLDSLADLVTFGVLPSFVIFKILMEAFPGSHIPFLAFFIGVQSAMRLAKFNIDTRQSDQFIGVPTPANALLLCTLPFLANKFMWAENLISNGYILLGFSLLMAFLLTVELPLIALKFKNFGFRDNIFRYLTILIGFISIISLGIAGVPFVIIGYILLSLVESWIKPHEI, encoded by the coding sequence TTGAACATTAAAAAGCATATCCCAAATGCCATTACCAGCTTGAACTTGATCAGTGGAATGGCAGGCATCTTCTTTGTACTAGATGGAAGGATACTTTATGCCGCTTATTTTATCATAGCTGCCGCCATTTTCGATTTTCTGGATGGTTTTGTTGCCAGATTACTCCAAGTCCACAGTGAAATCGGAAAGCAATTGGATTCTTTGGCTGACCTGGTCACCTTTGGAGTTTTGCCTTCATTCGTGATATTCAAAATATTAATGGAAGCATTTCCCGGTAGTCACATTCCTTTTCTAGCCTTTTTTATTGGCGTTCAGTCAGCGATGAGACTGGCCAAATTCAATATCGACACCCGGCAAAGTGACCAGTTTATAGGAGTCCCTACTCCTGCCAATGCCCTTCTTTTATGTACCTTGCCTTTTCTGGCCAATAAATTTATGTGGGCCGAAAACCTCATTTCCAATGGTTATATCCTACTTGGATTTTCCTTATTAATGGCTTTTTTGCTGACAGTAGAGTTACCACTGATTGCTTTAAAATTCAAGAATTTTGGTTTCAGGGACAATATTTTCCGTTACTTGACCATCTTGATAGGATTCATTAGTATTATTTCCTTAGGCATTGCTGGTGTTCCATTTGTCATTATAGGTTATATTTTGCTTTCTTTGGTAGAGAGTTGGATAAAACCGCATGAAATTTAA
- a CDS encoding GNAT family N-acetyltransferase gives MKNSKMDPKNYDFVLHENPSDVHDYFLQEGILSKGDRYFCAKLLKKNKCKMLLYFVLLSNGQAVSLKNTPFGGFWVEKKVSSEAVQYFLEELIVHLKKIPCRSLKVVQAPGLYESNNALIHYILYSKGFELKGMLLHQFLEDRKIIKGLLMAKLPKHKKKMKKLGYSVEQGSIKSFNFLKDIQQWRRIRGHEYNVQEESLINQISSFPDRYFLVSIYHDETPVSHVLCVKLTSNSLYYYLPAINPQMQVTYSGEAMMLEVIQLGDALGVDFIDFGSSDLDGATNHSLIRFKSKFANATANKLTWILEL, from the coding sequence TTGAAAAACTCCAAAATGGATCCTAAAAACTATGATTTTGTACTTCATGAAAATCCTAGTGATGTTCATGATTACTTTTTGCAAGAGGGGATATTGTCTAAGGGAGACAGGTATTTTTGTGCTAAACTACTGAAGAAGAACAAGTGCAAGATGTTATTGTACTTTGTTTTGCTCTCCAATGGTCAGGCAGTATCGCTTAAAAACACCCCTTTTGGTGGTTTTTGGGTAGAGAAGAAGGTCTCATCTGAGGCTGTCCAATATTTCTTGGAGGAGCTGATTGTTCATCTGAAAAAAATACCTTGCAGGTCTTTAAAAGTAGTACAGGCACCGGGTTTATATGAAAGTAATAATGCTTTGATCCATTATATTTTATATTCCAAAGGATTTGAGCTTAAGGGGATGCTTTTGCACCAATTTTTGGAAGATAGGAAAATTATTAAGGGGCTATTGATGGCCAAGCTGCCTAAGCACAAAAAGAAAATGAAGAAGCTGGGTTATAGCGTAGAGCAAGGAAGCATCAAAAGCTTCAATTTTTTAAAGGACATCCAGCAATGGCGTAGGATCAGGGGGCATGAATACAATGTCCAGGAAGAAAGTTTAATCAATCAAATCAGCAGCTTTCCAGATCGGTATTTTTTGGTTTCAATTTATCATGATGAGACACCTGTTTCTCATGTGCTTTGCGTGAAATTAACCAGTAACAGCTTGTATTATTACCTTCCGGCGATTAATCCACAGATGCAGGTAACCTATAGTGGCGAGGCCATGATGTTGGAAGTGATTCAGTTGGGAGATGCTTTGGGAGTAGATTTCATTGATTTTGGTTCGTCGGATCTTGATGGGGCCACAAACCATAGTTTGATACGATTTAAAAGTAAATTTGCTAATGCCACAGCTAATAAGCTAACTTGGATTTTGGAGCTTTAG